From Sulfurovum zhangzhouensis, the proteins below share one genomic window:
- a CDS encoding molybdopterin-dependent oxidoreductase has protein sequence MSEKTACGLDCYDACNIIYEDGKMHGDANHPAGNGALCAVLNKYMDETERISKPRVDGKEVSLEEALAAVAEAFNKEKSLLWRGSGNVGVMQEVTDLFMEQIGGYLTKGSLCDGAGAAGIEEGRGINKTLPLEQIQKSEVVVVWGRNLTVTNSHLMPYLEGKKLIVIDPVRTEIAKKADVFLQVAPRTDYYIAIMLSRFIFMEDSENKEWMEEFAPGFEDYYDYTREHRIKAILKYIDLDLGDFGRVLNYLRDRKVVFLVGAGVQKYSTGSYTLHAIDSLAAVLGLFGREGCGVSYLGDSKLGFKNPFETTCKRVSKVDTEFSDFDTVLVQGGNPAASMPDTNRVVEELEGVENLIYFGLHENETSKMARIVIPAKTFYEKEDVRLSYGHQYVTAMKKITESDIGISEYDFTKYLFDTFDLSGLESEEYYINAWLSQCEELNGELVSPAYEALPYSDGFGDDGEDEFEFIEDFNDDFVNTKRFTKYRKESQNKPKDETLWLLSPKSKKSINTQFLRDNKIQLNPVLGFKDGEKVKVSSEHGEYIFEVQCSEYMRADCALITNNTIGINYLTPSIISDEGESACYQEVKVKIERA, from the coding sequence ATGTCAGAGAAGACCGCATGTGGGCTTGACTGTTATGATGCGTGTAATATCATCTACGAAGATGGTAAGATGCATGGTGATGCGAATCATCCTGCCGGTAATGGAGCACTTTGTGCAGTACTCAACAAATATATGGATGAGACTGAGCGTATCAGTAAGCCTAGAGTAGATGGCAAAGAGGTGAGTCTGGAGGAGGCATTGGCCGCAGTAGCCGAGGCTTTTAACAAAGAAAAAAGTCTGCTTTGGAGAGGTTCAGGTAATGTGGGTGTTATGCAGGAAGTTACCGACCTTTTTATGGAACAGATCGGAGGCTACCTGACTAAAGGAAGCCTGTGTGACGGTGCAGGAGCCGCAGGAATAGAAGAGGGAAGAGGAATCAATAAGACACTACCTCTTGAGCAGATTCAGAAGTCTGAAGTAGTGGTTGTCTGGGGTCGAAACCTCACTGTGACCAATTCTCATCTCATGCCTTACCTTGAGGGTAAAAAGCTTATCGTGATCGATCCTGTACGTACAGAGATCGCAAAGAAAGCAGATGTCTTTTTACAGGTTGCTCCACGTACAGATTACTATATTGCGATCATGTTATCCCGTTTTATCTTTATGGAAGACAGTGAAAATAAAGAATGGATGGAAGAGTTTGCACCTGGCTTCGAAGACTATTATGACTATACAAGAGAGCATCGTATCAAGGCGATCTTAAAGTATATTGATCTTGATCTTGGAGATTTTGGACGAGTACTGAACTATCTGCGTGATAGAAAAGTGGTATTCCTTGTCGGTGCCGGGGTACAGAAGTACTCGACTGGTTCTTATACGCTGCATGCAATAGATTCACTTGCCGCAGTTTTAGGGTTATTTGGCCGTGAAGGGTGCGGTGTAAGTTACCTAGGGGATAGTAAGCTGGGATTTAAGAATCCCTTTGAGACAACCTGCAAGCGTGTAAGTAAAGTAGATACTGAGTTTAGTGATTTTGACACAGTATTGGTACAGGGAGGAAACCCGGCTGCTTCAATGCCTGATACAAACAGGGTGGTAGAAGAGCTGGAGGGTGTAGAGAATCTTATCTACTTTGGTCTACATGAGAATGAGACATCAAAAATGGCTCGTATTGTTATCCCTGCTAAAACATTCTATGAAAAAGAGGATGTTAGGCTTAGTTACGGTCATCAGTATGTTACTGCCATGAAGAAGATCACGGAGTCTGATATCGGTATCAGCGAGTATGACTTTACCAAGTACCTCTTTGATACATTTGATTTGAGTGGACTTGAGAGTGAAGAGTACTATATTAATGCATGGCTCTCACAATGTGAAGAACTTAACGGTGAACTGGTAAGTCCGGCTTATGAAGCGTTACCTTATAGTGATGGCTTTGGCGATGATGGTGAAGATGAGTTTGAGTTCATTGAAGACTTTAACGATGATTTTGTCAATACAAAACGTTTTACCAAGTACAGAAAAGAGAGTCAGAACAAACCAAAAGATGAGACACTTTGGCTGCTCTCGCCAAAGTCGAAAAAGTCCATCAATACACAGTTCCTTAGAGACAATAAAATACAGCTTAATCCGGTACTTGGATTTAAAGACGGTGAGAAGGTGAAAGTAAGTTCTGAGCATGGAGAATATATCTTTGAAGTGCAATGTTCTGAATATATGAGAGCAGACTGCGCACTGATCACCAACAATACGATCGGTATTAACTACCTGACACCATCGATCATCAGTGATGAGGGAGAGAGTGCTTGTTATCAGGAAGTAAAGGTGAAAATAGAGAGAGCTTGA
- a CDS encoding mechanosensitive ion channel family protein has product MKLLWSFLILTITLWCIPVDTKLYEGENTLIYYDQLSQKLFNITPMDDEETERLQNEKVLLGKLKLLIINEPQVQTFDASLLEKETVSETEFLKLFEMLSSAVEQKKKLEEIQVFTQERLGYLKKSIESVTDPQYKNLQLYQLQFAYYKLKHRHDELTVKSLTPFIEEGENTLSLLITKVKFDIKKIQSNVDKVAKELENINKKLIAANLTKERELLSQEHISKKLSEKIEKLTKEKDHVLLKLADKEFLTGFYYFQTKVFKSVLQSQKKIHSILSQLSYQDTLLDAKLEEFERLSKESKEAINYNVLSLRENLLSSYEKFYESFQKPFVVLDETPISFLSILKLLGILLIGFIIARIYFRLFIMLHKKRKETKAVSIKIIANLGVTLILFAAFVIALGSIGLSITHLAVIAGALSIGLGFALRSIVSSMISGMVLLSEKYIKTGDYITIKGDLTGKVMDIGYRATHLRTIDNIDIVIPNSELIDSQVINLTMEDRIRRIYVPFKVPYGSDIKKISSLITTAVMESKIKLIRDIPRKKPNVWMQTVGESFIELELLVWIEGIRPSTRSNLLILIYETLQANGINMPLPQLDVHLGVRKPSQRPKIGNMAYHVKS; this is encoded by the coding sequence GTGAAACTTCTGTGGTCTTTTTTGATCTTGACTATTACGCTCTGGTGTATTCCTGTCGATACAAAGCTTTATGAGGGTGAAAATACTCTAATATACTATGATCAGCTCTCACAGAAACTCTTCAATATTACACCGATGGATGATGAAGAGACCGAACGACTCCAAAATGAAAAAGTGCTGCTTGGAAAGCTCAAGTTATTGATCATAAATGAGCCGCAGGTTCAGACTTTTGATGCTTCACTGCTTGAAAAAGAAACCGTAAGTGAAACTGAATTTCTGAAACTATTTGAAATGCTTTCATCAGCAGTGGAACAGAAGAAGAAGCTAGAAGAGATACAGGTATTTACCCAGGAGAGGCTCGGATATCTTAAAAAATCCATTGAGTCTGTCACAGACCCCCAGTATAAAAACCTCCAGCTTTACCAGCTTCAGTTTGCATACTATAAGCTCAAACACCGCCATGACGAACTGACTGTAAAAAGCCTGACTCCATTTATAGAAGAGGGAGAGAATACCCTCTCGTTACTGATAACAAAAGTCAAGTTTGACATCAAAAAGATACAGAGTAATGTTGACAAAGTTGCAAAGGAGCTTGAAAACATCAACAAAAAGCTGATCGCTGCAAACCTTACCAAGGAACGTGAACTTCTATCCCAGGAACACATCTCTAAAAAACTTTCAGAAAAGATTGAAAAACTGACCAAAGAGAAGGATCACGTCCTACTGAAGCTTGCGGACAAAGAATTTCTTACCGGGTTCTACTATTTTCAAACAAAAGTATTCAAATCAGTCCTACAATCACAAAAAAAGATACACAGTATTCTCTCACAGCTCTCGTATCAAGATACACTACTGGATGCAAAGCTGGAAGAGTTTGAGAGACTGAGCAAAGAGAGCAAAGAGGCGATTAACTATAACGTCCTGTCACTCAGGGAGAATCTACTCTCAAGCTATGAGAAATTCTACGAATCTTTCCAAAAACCTTTTGTTGTGCTAGATGAAACACCGATCAGTTTTCTGAGTATTCTCAAACTGCTTGGGATTCTACTGATAGGATTTATCATTGCCAGAATCTACTTCCGTCTCTTTATCATGCTCCATAAAAAGCGTAAAGAGACCAAAGCTGTCTCCATCAAGATCATTGCAAATCTCGGAGTAACATTGATCCTTTTTGCCGCTTTTGTTATTGCATTGGGAAGCATAGGTCTAAGTATCACACATCTCGCTGTCATTGCAGGTGCACTCTCTATCGGTTTGGGCTTTGCACTCAGAAGCATCGTCTCCAGCATGATTTCAGGAATGGTATTATTGAGTGAAAAATACATCAAAACAGGAGATTATATCACTATCAAAGGAGACCTTACAGGTAAAGTGATGGATATAGGCTACAGAGCGACTCACCTTCGTACAATCGACAATATTGATATCGTTATTCCAAACAGCGAGCTCATTGACAGCCAAGTGATTAACCTGACGATGGAGGACAGGATACGAAGAATCTACGTCCCTTTCAAAGTACCTTATGGAAGCGATATCAAAAAGATTAGTTCACTCATCACCACAGCCGTCATGGAGAGTAAGATCAAACTGATCCGCGATATCCCTCGCAAAAAACCCAATGTATGGATGCAAACAGTCGGCGAAAGCTTTATTGAACTGGAACTACTGGTATGGATCGAAGGGATCAGACCCTCAACCCGTTCCAACCTGCTCATCCTAATCTATGAGACGTTACAGGCTAACGGTATTAATATGCCACTGCCACAGCTGGATGTACATTTGGGAGTACGAAAACCCTCCCAAAGACCGAAAATAGGGAATATGGCATACCATGTCAAATCGTAG
- a CDS encoding HlyD family efflux transporter periplasmic adaptor subunit translates to MRVLLLLIFPLFVFAKVHYAKLEPYESVTLKSAVSALVMDVDLDAEGSVVDQKRVIYLDDRLDKINLKTSNENLLILQETLKRKESYFHRINKLSTASAAQKDDAFYSFASAKTQYLDMQYKIAQLEDSIEKKSIILNHKYLYEIMVRKGDYVTPGSPLAKVVDASRAKLVLYLDPEELEGIEQKAVYLDGEKSEYKVDKVWKVADEKFISSYRAEIYLDAPEGSFSKLVKVELK, encoded by the coding sequence ATGAGAGTACTGTTATTATTGATTTTTCCGTTATTTGTATTTGCAAAAGTACATTATGCAAAACTAGAGCCTTATGAATCCGTCACATTGAAGTCTGCAGTTAGTGCGTTGGTAATGGATGTTGACCTTGATGCTGAAGGGAGTGTAGTGGATCAAAAACGTGTTATTTATTTGGATGACCGTTTGGATAAAATTAACTTGAAAACATCAAATGAAAATCTTCTTATTCTTCAAGAAACTTTAAAACGAAAAGAGTCATATTTTCATCGCATAAATAAGTTGTCAACAGCATCTGCGGCCCAAAAAGATGATGCTTTTTACAGTTTTGCTTCTGCAAAAACACAGTATTTGGATATGCAGTATAAGATTGCCCAGCTGGAAGATAGTATCGAAAAAAAATCCATTATTCTGAACCATAAGTATCTGTATGAAATTATGGTTCGTAAAGGTGATTATGTTACTCCGGGTTCACCTTTGGCAAAGGTAGTAGATGCGAGCAGGGCAAAGCTCGTACTCTATTTAGATCCCGAAGAGTTGGAAGGTATTGAACAAAAAGCGGTTTATCTTGACGGCGAAAAAAGCGAATATAAAGTCGATAAGGTATGGAAAGTTGCTGATGAGAAGTTTATCTCCTCATATCGTGCAGAGATCTATTTGGATGCACCTGAGGGCTCATTCTCCAAGCTCGTCAAAGTGGAGCTTAAATAA